A region of Paenimyroides aestuarii DNA encodes the following proteins:
- a CDS encoding alanine/glycine:cation symporter family protein, with translation MERIIYWINDIVWSNVLIALCLFTGLFFSIKLRFPQIRLLREMVRLLFVKEKSSEGISSFQAFTLAISGRIGTGNIAGVATAIAMGGPGAIFWMWTIAFLGSASAIIEATLSQTYKEVSKGEFRGGPAYYILKGLKNKYLAVLFAIATVVSCGFLLPSVQSNSIALAVEKAFGVNTIVTAAVVCVLLALIIIGGVKRISKVAEIVVPFMAVSYIVMALVIISLNISEVPAMFALIFKSAFGVDATFGGMVGAAISWGVQRGIYSNEAGQGTAPHAAAAAEVSHPYKQGLVQGFSVYVDTLFVCTATALMILFTNQYNVLNDASGFVVENIPGIEPGAAFTQNAISTHFPVIGNEFVAIALMFFAFTTIMAYYYIAESNIDFLFNGKKLKAGIWFLRGLILVSTYLGCVKSAKLAWTLGDIGVGLMAWINLIAILLLHKKAMKVANDYESQRKHNKEPEFHAETAGIENADFWKPEQ, from the coding sequence ATGGAGCGCATCATTTATTGGATTAACGATATAGTTTGGAGTAATGTTTTAATAGCCTTGTGTCTTTTCACAGGATTGTTTTTCAGTATAAAATTACGATTTCCCCAAATACGTTTACTGCGCGAAATGGTTAGATTGTTGTTTGTAAAAGAAAAGTCTTCAGAAGGAATTTCGTCTTTTCAAGCATTTACATTGGCTATTTCAGGGCGAATAGGCACCGGAAACATTGCCGGTGTGGCAACTGCAATTGCAATGGGAGGTCCGGGAGCCATTTTTTGGATGTGGACTATTGCCTTTTTAGGCAGTGCATCGGCAATTATCGAAGCAACACTTTCACAAACCTATAAGGAAGTCAGCAAAGGTGAATTTCGTGGCGGACCGGCTTATTACATCTTAAAAGGTTTAAAAAATAAATATTTAGCAGTGTTGTTTGCAATTGCAACAGTGGTGAGCTGCGGTTTTTTGTTGCCAAGCGTTCAAAGTAATAGTATTGCACTTGCGGTTGAAAAAGCATTTGGCGTAAATACCATAGTAACTGCTGCGGTTGTTTGTGTATTATTGGCTTTAATTATTATCGGCGGAGTTAAGCGAATAAGCAAAGTGGCAGAAATTGTAGTGCCTTTCATGGCAGTTTCTTACATCGTTATGGCGTTGGTCATTATTTCCTTAAACATTTCCGAAGTGCCTGCAATGTTTGCATTGATTTTTAAATCGGCTTTTGGTGTCGATGCCACATTTGGCGGAATGGTTGGTGCTGCAATAAGTTGGGGCGTTCAGCGAGGAATATACAGCAATGAAGCGGGCCAGGGAACTGCTCCGCATGCCGCAGCTGCTGCCGAAGTTTCACATCCGTACAAACAAGGATTGGTACAAGGGTTTTCGGTGTACGTTGATACGCTTTTTGTGTGCACAGCCACTGCTTTAATGATTCTTTTTACCAACCAATACAATGTGTTGAACGATGCATCAGGTTTTGTAGTGGAAAATATTCCGGGCATAGAACCGGGCGCGGCTTTTACTCAAAATGCCATCAGCACACATTTTCCGGTAATCGGAAACGAATTTGTGGCCATAGCCTTAATGTTCTTCGCTTTTACAACCATAATGGCGTATTATTACATCGCCGAATCGAACATTGATTTTCTTTTCAATGGAAAAAAACTAAAAGCCGGAATATGGTTTTTAAGAGGATTAATTCTAGTTTCTACCTATTTAGGTTGTGTGAAATCTGCAAAATTGGCTTGGACATTGGGCGATATAGGGGTAGGGCTCATGGCGTGGATCAATTTAATAGCTATTTTATTACTGCACAAAAAAGCAATGAAGGTAGCCAATGATTATGAATCGCAAAGAAAGCACAACAAAGAGCCTGAGTTTCATGCCGAAACTGCTGGGATTGAAAATGCCGATTTTTGGAAACCTGAACAATAA